The Acidianus infernus genome window below encodes:
- a CDS encoding AsnC family protein — protein sequence MTIYFNYYDVSIDDLYNLFDWTTVFILRDLMNPLIINISILYTSRDFENVLDYLQDEGIIYHYDIHKVEEEKFYPIDYSVFDFERGEFQDFLPFSREPFELPDLTEGFIPDDLDVKIIGKKQERTDLSLKDLSNALGISFKDVLYHTQAHVIGKGLIKGYNVYLYRPDFRLEVIFNEKEVLDELTKIPNMYFVYKLDDKSYVAHISDISSRLIPYLKFISSLKKKDTIEVYIHPTDENHLLISSIPYEHFEKGRWNFNTEVMKLRAEKLVKKLEENSA from the coding sequence GTGACAATCTATTTTAATTACTACGACGTTTCAATTGATGATCTCTATAATCTATTTGATTGGACTACAGTATTTATCCTAAGAGATCTTATGAATCCTCTTATAATTAATATATCAATCCTTTATACTTCTAGAGATTTTGAGAATGTTTTAGATTATTTACAAGACGAAGGAATAATTTATCACTACGACATACACAAGGTTGAGGAGGAAAAATTTTATCCTATTGATTATTCTGTCTTTGATTTTGAGAGAGGCGAATTCCAAGATTTCTTACCTTTTAGTAGAGAGCCTTTTGAATTACCCGATTTAACTGAAGGATTCATACCAGACGACCTTGACGTGAAAATTATTGGCAAAAAACAAGAGAGAACGGATCTTTCACTTAAGGATCTTTCTAACGCTCTAGGCATCTCTTTTAAAGATGTACTTTATCATACTCAAGCTCATGTAATAGGTAAAGGATTAATAAAAGGTTATAATGTCTATCTTTATAGACCAGACTTTAGGCTGGAGGTTATCTTTAACGAGAAGGAAGTTCTAGATGAATTAACTAAAATACCTAATATGTATTTTGTTTACAAGCTGGACGACAAAAGTTACGTAGCACACATAAGCGACATTTCATCACGATTAATTCCTTACTTGAAGTTTATTTCTAGTTTGAAGAAAAAGGATACGATAGAAGTTTACATTCATCCAACAGATGAGAACCACTTGCTCATTTCCTCAATACCTTACGAACATTTTGAGAAAGGGAGGTGGAACTTTAACACAGAGGTCATGAAGCTAAGGGCAGAAAAACTAGTGAAAAAGCTTGAGGAAAACTCAGCGTGA
- a CDS encoding sulfocyanin: MDKKKIVLLGLSVIILIIGGVFFSMAISHVASTTSHSSMSSASTMSSSTTNSSTSTSSSSSSGYTWG, translated from the coding sequence ATGGATAAGAAAAAAATAGTCCTCTTGGGCCTTTCAGTAATAATCCTAATAATAGGAGGAGTTTTCTTCAGTATGGCAATAAGCCACGTAGCCAGTACAACAAGTCATTCATCAATGAGCAGTGCATCTACCATGAGCTCATCTACAACTAATAGTTCGACCTCTACAAGCTCTTCTTCATCTTCTGGCTATACGTGGGGTTAA
- a CDS encoding NAD(P)/FAD-dependent oxidoreductase — protein MTIVIIGGGFAGLSAYKEKGEERAVLIDKKDYFLLTPWLIDFICGLNNNITVKYNHVIVGELNKIDFKEKKVFLGNHTIAYDKLILALGHHQNLPRLKGAKEFAHKLETLDDALLLKKRLSEVKDVVIIGGGATGVELAGNIIGKNITLIQRRNRLLPTMTTASAKKAEKLLTELGVNLLLGVEALEVQKDKVITTHGEVKSELTIFAGGLKGPDIINSIHKNRNHRMLVDKFLRSVDYKDVYGAGDCATFADSEIPMSADVAVSAGRIAMRNALGEEEEFKPQRYATILRIRDEYFGDFGENYVEGNFAKLLKKIAYVESRMLVIGKNLTKS, from the coding sequence ATGACAATAGTAATTATAGGCGGAGGATTTGCAGGGCTTTCGGCTTATAAGGAAAAGGGAGAAGAAAGGGCAGTGTTAATAGATAAGAAAGATTATTTTCTTTTAACTCCTTGGCTTATAGATTTTATTTGTGGATTAAATAATAACATTACTGTAAAATATAATCATGTAATAGTTGGAGAGCTAAATAAAATAGATTTCAAAGAAAAGAAAGTATTTCTTGGCAATCACACCATAGCTTACGACAAACTAATTTTAGCACTAGGTCATCACCAAAATTTACCAAGGTTAAAAGGTGCAAAGGAGTTTGCTCACAAATTAGAAACTCTAGATGATGCCTTATTATTGAAAAAGAGGTTATCAGAAGTTAAAGACGTAGTAATTATAGGCGGAGGCGCTACCGGCGTAGAGCTGGCTGGAAACATAATTGGAAAGAATATAACGCTAATTCAGAGAAGGAATAGGCTACTTCCCACAATGACTACTGCCTCAGCAAAAAAAGCTGAGAAACTACTTACTGAACTGGGAGTAAACCTCCTTCTAGGAGTTGAGGCGTTGGAAGTTCAGAAGGATAAAGTGATAACAACTCACGGTGAAGTAAAGTCTGAATTAACAATATTTGCAGGTGGTCTTAAAGGTCCTGATATAATAAATTCTATTCATAAAAATAGGAACCACAGGATGTTGGTTGACAAATTCTTAAGGTCAGTGGATTATAAAGACGTATACGGCGCAGGGGATTGTGCGACTTTTGCTGATTCAGAAATACCCATGTCTGCTGATGTAGCAGTGAGCGCTGGGAGGATTGCTATGAGAAATGCTTTAGGAGAGGAAGAGGAATTTAAACCACAAAGGTACGCGACAATACTGAGGATAAGGGACGAGTACTTTGGAGACTTTGGAGAAAACTATGTAGAGGGAAACTTCGCTAAACTATTAAAGAAGATAGCTTACGTCGAAAGCAGGATGTTAGTGATAGGCAAAAATTTAACGAAATCATAA
- a CDS encoding sodium:solute symporter family protein — protein sequence MIIPQTNVDIITLAVFLILFAFFVFLGFYGASWRKGDLSKLYEWGLAGRRLGVFLVWFLMGADLYTAYTFIAVPAALFGVGSLYFFAVPYVAWTFAIAMLTMPRLWTVSRNKGYITAADFVKDRFNSRYLALAVALIGIVAELPYIALQIVGMKAVLTMLIVGLGINGSITLINEISLIIAFVILAAFTYTSGLRGATLTGVFKDALIWFTVIVSIIAIPIAIGGFHVAFSSIPSTKAAIYETLPPKLIMGYFSLALGSAIALYLYPHAINGSLSSVSKKQLKLSTSLLPIYGIGLVFLALFGILIYGIPSALSAIKDLSPIIGKSAAADLVVPAVIAYTMPNWFIGIALVGVFIGGLVPAAIMAIAISNLFVRNIIGEFKPLSMKGESTLAKWMSAVFKFAALGFVFAVPGYAITLQLLGGIIVTQAMPPIFLGLYTHKLEKWSLLAGMIVGVSSGVGLYYHYGSVFMPTPIGSIYIALVALALNLIITGLGTAIAYVSGWKPTSRVKDEEILKSM from the coding sequence ATGATTATCCCTCAAACTAACGTTGATATCATTACTTTAGCAGTGTTTTTAATATTATTTGCATTTTTCGTGTTTCTAGGCTTTTACGGTGCTAGTTGGAGGAAAGGAGATTTATCTAAGCTTTACGAATGGGGATTAGCGGGAAGAAGGTTAGGAGTTTTCCTAGTTTGGTTCCTCATGGGGGCTGATTTATACACAGCATATACTTTCATAGCAGTACCCGCTGCGTTATTCGGAGTAGGTTCACTGTACTTTTTCGCTGTACCTTACGTAGCCTGGACTTTCGCTATAGCCATGCTTACAATGCCAAGACTTTGGACAGTTTCAAGGAATAAAGGTTACATAACTGCTGCAGATTTCGTAAAGGATAGGTTTAATAGCAGATATTTAGCTTTGGCAGTGGCTTTGATAGGAATAGTTGCAGAATTGCCTTACATAGCATTACAAATAGTAGGTATGAAAGCAGTCTTAACCATGCTTATTGTAGGTCTTGGAATTAATGGATCAATAACTTTAATTAATGAGATATCGCTTATAATAGCTTTCGTAATACTGGCAGCTTTCACTTATACCAGTGGACTTAGAGGGGCCACACTTACAGGAGTCTTTAAGGACGCTTTAATATGGTTTACAGTCATTGTATCTATAATAGCAATACCTATTGCAATTGGCGGATTCCACGTAGCGTTCTCTTCAATACCTTCCACCAAAGCTGCAATATACGAAACCTTACCTCCTAAATTAATAATGGGTTACTTCTCCCTAGCGTTAGGTAGTGCTATAGCGTTATATTTATATCCTCACGCAATAAACGGATCTTTAAGTTCAGTAAGTAAAAAGCAACTAAAGTTAAGTACTTCACTCTTACCAATTTACGGCATAGGGTTAGTATTTTTAGCTTTATTTGGGATCTTAATTTACGGAATACCTAGTGCTTTATCTGCAATAAAAGACTTAAGTCCTATTATAGGCAAATCTGCAGCTGCAGACTTAGTAGTTCCTGCAGTGATAGCCTATACTATGCCCAACTGGTTTATAGGCATTGCTTTAGTAGGGGTATTTATCGGAGGCTTAGTCCCAGCAGCAATAATGGCTATTGCTATATCAAATCTGTTCGTAAGGAATATAATAGGAGAATTTAAACCATTGTCAATGAAGGGAGAATCTACTTTAGCAAAATGGATGTCAGCGGTGTTTAAATTTGCAGCCTTAGGTTTTGTTTTCGCGGTTCCAGGTTATGCAATAACATTACAGCTTTTAGGAGGAATAATAGTTACACAAGCTATGCCACCTATTTTCTTAGGTCTTTACACTCATAAACTGGAGAAATGGTCATTGTTAGCAGGTATGATAGTTGGAGTTTCCTCTGGAGTCGGATTATATTATCATTACGGTAGCGTTTTCATGCCAACTCCAATAGGCTCAATTTACATTGCGTTAGTTGCTTTAGCCTTAAATTTAATAATTACTGGCTTAGGGACAGCAATAGCTTACGTAAGCGGTTGGAAGCCTACATCTAGAGTTAAGGATGAGGAAATATTAAAGTCAATGTAA
- a CDS encoding DUF3311 domain-containing protein, whose product MTSKFYVAIFIALIVDVILYSIFPVFNRVSPCLFGVPFFYWYQTIMLAVSSLMFFIVAYVFKEEE is encoded by the coding sequence ATGACATCTAAATTTTATGTTGCAATTTTCATAGCTCTAATAGTTGACGTAATTTTATATTCAATATTTCCTGTCTTTAATAGAGTTAGTCCTTGTTTATTTGGAGTACCGTTCTTTTACTGGTATCAAACTATAATGCTCGCAGTTAGTAGTTTAATGTTTTTTATTGTAGCATACGTTTTCAAGGAGGAGGAGTAG
- the porB gene encoding pyruvate synthase subunit PorB, with translation MSLSLRDMLKSNSLLSGTSACPGCPENMAMRMVGMALGNDVALIVIAGCSSVIQGLAPKNSYNFPVLNIAFAAGPPAASGMWRAYRQRNKNTTVVVWAGDGGTADIGFASLSGAAERNENFIYICVDNEAYMNSGGQRSGSTPFGAYTSTTPEGKKENKKEIMFIMMDHNIPYLATASVGYPHDFVNKLRKAKQIFGFKYVQVLTPDPYGWMFDPSKTVEVGKLAVQTCYWPLIEYDNGKLTVSPESLHCLDRSTRRPLKDFLQIQGRFKRITEEEYKALENYVDSMWEKIKKLMK, from the coding sequence TTGAGCTTAAGTCTCCGAGATATGTTGAAGAGTAACTCACTATTATCAGGAACTTCCGCATGTCCAGGATGCCCAGAAAATATGGCAATGAGAATGGTGGGAATGGCTTTAGGTAATGACGTTGCTTTAATAGTAATAGCCGGCTGTTCATCAGTAATTCAAGGTTTAGCTCCGAAGAATTCCTACAACTTTCCGGTACTTAACATAGCGTTTGCAGCAGGGCCGCCAGCCGCCTCTGGAATGTGGAGGGCTTATAGACAAAGGAATAAAAACACTACCGTAGTAGTTTGGGCTGGAGATGGAGGAACAGCTGATATAGGCTTTGCTTCTCTAAGCGGTGCTGCAGAGAGAAACGAGAACTTTATTTATATTTGCGTTGATAATGAGGCATACATGAATTCTGGAGGTCAGAGAAGTGGTTCAACTCCTTTTGGCGCATACACTTCAACTACGCCAGAAGGAAAGAAGGAGAACAAAAAGGAGATTATGTTCATAATGATGGATCATAATATACCTTACTTAGCTACAGCCTCAGTAGGTTATCCTCACGATTTTGTAAACAAGTTAAGAAAGGCTAAGCAGATCTTCGGCTTTAAATACGTTCAAGTTTTAACTCCTGATCCTTACGGTTGGATGTTCGATCCTTCAAAGACCGTAGAAGTAGGAAAATTAGCAGTTCAAACTTGTTACTGGCCTTTAATAGAATACGATAATGGCAAGTTAACTGTTAGCCCAGAGTCTCTTCATTGCCTGGATAGATCCACAAGAAGACCGTTGAAAGATTTCCTTCAAATTCAAGGTAGGTTTAAACGCATTACGGAAGAGGAGTATAAAGCATTGGAAAACTATGTTGATTCCATGTGGGAGAAGATAAAGAAATTGATGAAATAG
- a CDS encoding transketolase C-terminal domain-containing protein → MKIISGNEAVALAVKLARVGVVGIYPITPQTSIIEKLAEMKANGELDAEIIRVESEHAAMASTFGAAIAGVRAFTATSSQGLLYMHEMTWWVAGSRVPVVMVVATRAVGAPWNIWDENTDFMSERDSGWLMAFASNPQEALDLTLQAFRISEDERVYLPMMVGMDGFILSHMKTNVNIPSQDDVDLFLPSRKQPFVLDSESPVGMGNIFPPIEYMKLRHSIHEAILHSEEVIRKVGIEYQKITGINNYSTLNVKYKLDDADYAVVLMGAWAGDAMEAIDELRKQGLSVGLYRIRYIRPWSEEEITLALKDKKAILVIDRATSMGRGGPLYLELKSTLHHEQMCGVISGLGGVLLNKGDFKEIISRFVERAKQGNAKGITWYYPKGGEKIELKSPRYVEE, encoded by the coding sequence ATGAAGATTATTTCTGGAAACGAAGCTGTAGCGTTGGCAGTTAAATTAGCTAGAGTTGGAGTAGTTGGAATTTATCCTATAACTCCTCAGACTTCAATCATAGAGAAATTAGCAGAAATGAAGGCTAATGGAGAATTAGATGCGGAAATCATAAGAGTTGAGAGCGAACATGCTGCAATGGCTTCAACTTTTGGAGCTGCAATTGCGGGAGTTAGGGCTTTTACAGCAACGTCTTCACAAGGATTGCTTTACATGCACGAAATGACGTGGTGGGTTGCAGGAAGTAGGGTTCCGGTAGTGATGGTAGTAGCTACCAGGGCAGTTGGAGCACCGTGGAATATATGGGACGAGAACACTGACTTTATGAGTGAAAGGGACAGCGGATGGCTAATGGCCTTTGCTAGCAATCCTCAGGAAGCCCTGGATTTAACCTTACAAGCTTTTAGAATTTCGGAAGATGAGAGAGTTTATTTACCAATGATGGTTGGAATGGATGGATTTATATTATCTCACATGAAAACTAACGTTAACATTCCTTCGCAGGATGATGTAGATTTATTCTTACCTTCTAGGAAACAGCCATTTGTCTTAGATTCAGAAAGTCCAGTAGGAATGGGTAACATTTTTCCACCAATAGAGTACATGAAACTTAGGCACTCAATTCACGAAGCAATACTTCACTCAGAAGAAGTTATTAGAAAAGTTGGGATAGAATATCAGAAGATTACTGGAATAAACAATTATTCGACGCTTAATGTTAAGTACAAGTTGGACGATGCAGATTATGCTGTAGTATTAATGGGTGCGTGGGCAGGAGACGCAATGGAGGCGATAGACGAGTTAAGAAAGCAAGGCTTAAGTGTCGGATTATATAGGATAAGGTATATAAGACCTTGGAGTGAGGAAGAAATTACTTTAGCATTAAAGGATAAGAAGGCGATACTAGTAATTGATAGGGCAACTTCCATGGGCAGAGGAGGCCCATTATATTTAGAATTGAAATCAACGTTACATCACGAGCAAATGTGCGGTGTAATTTCAGGCTTAGGCGGAGTTTTACTGAATAAAGGTGATTTTAAGGAGATAATTTCAAGATTTGTGGAAAGGGCAAAGCAAGGTAATGCTAAAGGTATAACTTGGTATTATCCTAAAGGAGGTGAGAAAATTGAGCTTAAGTCTCCGAGATATGTTGAAGAGTAA
- a CDS encoding 4Fe-4S binding protein, whose product MKLQYDYQYFPISIPDKGAGGKTGNWRVVKPVISKEKCIQCKACYLWCPESTIHIDNEVYIDYEYCKGCGVCASVCPVKAISMVMEQ is encoded by the coding sequence ATGAAATTGCAGTATGACTACCAATATTTCCCGATATCGATTCCAGACAAGGGAGCAGGAGGGAAGACTGGGAATTGGAGAGTAGTAAAGCCTGTAATCTCAAAGGAAAAGTGCATCCAATGCAAAGCTTGTTATCTGTGGTGTCCAGAGTCCACAATCCACATCGATAACGAAGTTTATATTGATTACGAATACTGCAAAGGATGTGGAGTTTGTGCTTCAGTTTGTCCAGTAAAAGCAATAAGCATGGTGATGGAACAATGA
- a CDS encoding 2-oxoacid:acceptor oxidoreductase family protein: protein MRVSLEIRFHGRGGQGVVTSAELLAVAAGKQGLWSSAFPIYGAERRGAEIEAYCRISNQPIRLTSPIENPDIVVIIDPTLLNISNPLRGLKKDGKVLINAKSVNIPFTTYVIDAYKIAREIGLIKSGWPMVNVIILGALVRIINLSLDSLNKAIDEEFEGKVADLNKRGAEIAYKIISEAYEIAV, encoded by the coding sequence GTGAGAGTATCGCTTGAGATACGTTTTCACGGAAGAGGGGGACAAGGAGTTGTTACTTCAGCTGAGCTTTTGGCAGTTGCTGCAGGAAAGCAAGGATTATGGTCTTCGGCGTTCCCAATCTACGGAGCTGAGAGAAGGGGTGCAGAAATAGAGGCATATTGTAGGATTTCTAATCAGCCAATTAGGCTTACTTCTCCAATCGAAAACCCAGACATTGTGGTTATCATAGATCCTACATTACTTAACATATCTAATCCGTTAAGGGGGCTTAAAAAGGACGGAAAAGTGTTGATAAACGCAAAGAGTGTAAACATTCCGTTTACTACATACGTTATTGACGCCTATAAAATAGCTAGAGAAATAGGATTAATAAAGTCCGGTTGGCCAATGGTTAACGTAATCATACTTGGGGCGTTAGTTAGAATAATCAATTTGTCTTTAGATTCTCTAAACAAGGCAATAGATGAAGAATTTGAAGGGAAAGTGGCAGACCTAAATAAAAGAGGGGCTGAAATTGCTTATAAGATAATCTCGGAGGCGTATGAAATTGCAGTATGA
- a CDS encoding 4Fe-4S dicluster domain-containing protein — protein MERQLGFIFDHNKCIICNACVNACTQAYGYHWRKLPIFQIDGYKTALSIACNHCRDPKCMKVCPTQAIRKEDNGIVHIIKERCIGCNYCTWACPYEALEMGNDSMTKCDLCMNRLGKGLPYCVEVCPTGALAFGWIEGGNEVNYLPPFEITKPNFKVIPPKEGKIKGEYTKEKGEKNYLGLLSFTIGSQVSLFYSLLKLPFYLPISIAILLVTLLLSINHSKFFSRSINMIYGLKNSWLSREVIFSLLSVLFFTLTLIYSPMYYLAEVSLTIGVASSILIYMLKSRPSWYNVDTPVSFIGSGLTIVLPLAYFFTHYIVFIIIGAFVGVLEIITAHEKSKKFNTHERIAYNVPYVAIFTASLLFSPLSIVASAIAVYSEVNYRREFFKKVIYYGIPNY, from the coding sequence ATGGAGAGACAGTTGGGTTTCATTTTTGACCATAACAAGTGTATTATATGTAATGCTTGCGTTAACGCTTGTACTCAAGCTTACGGTTATCATTGGAGAAAATTACCGATATTTCAAATAGACGGTTATAAGACAGCATTGTCTATTGCTTGTAATCACTGCAGGGATCCTAAATGCATGAAAGTATGCCCTACTCAAGCAATAAGAAAGGAGGATAACGGAATAGTTCATATAATTAAAGAAAGGTGCATAGGGTGTAACTATTGTACTTGGGCTTGCCCTTATGAGGCGTTAGAAATGGGTAACGATTCCATGACTAAATGCGACCTATGCATGAATAGATTAGGTAAAGGATTGCCTTATTGTGTTGAAGTTTGTCCGACTGGGGCCTTAGCTTTTGGTTGGATCGAGGGAGGAAACGAAGTTAATTACTTACCTCCATTTGAAATAACGAAACCAAATTTTAAGGTTATACCCCCTAAAGAAGGCAAGATAAAAGGAGAATATACTAAAGAAAAGGGGGAGAAGAATTACTTAGGTTTACTATCCTTCACGATAGGTAGTCAAGTTTCTCTCTTCTATTCATTACTAAAGTTGCCTTTCTACTTACCCATATCAATAGCCATCCTTCTCGTAACTTTATTATTATCAATTAATCATTCCAAGTTCTTCTCAAGGTCAATAAACATGATTTACGGCTTGAAGAATTCTTGGCTAAGCAGGGAGGTAATATTTTCTCTTCTTTCAGTACTTTTCTTCACACTTACTTTGATTTACTCTCCAATGTATTACCTTGCAGAAGTTTCCTTAACAATTGGCGTCGCGTCCTCAATACTTATTTACATGCTAAAAAGTAGACCTTCTTGGTATAACGTCGATACGCCAGTTTCTTTTATAGGCTCTGGATTAACTATAGTACTTCCTCTAGCTTACTTCTTTACTCATTACATAGTTTTTATCATAATAGGAGCGTTTGTTGGCGTTTTAGAGATCATTACTGCACATGAAAAGTCAAAGAAATTTAACACACATGAAAGGATAGCATACAATGTACCCTATGTTGCTATCTTTACGGCATCTTTATTATTTTCTCCTTTATCTATAGTAGCCAGTGCTATAGCAGTTTATTCAGAAGTTAATTATAGGCGTGAGTTCTTCAAAAAGGTTATATATTATGGAATTCCTAATTATTGA
- a CDS encoding xanthine dehydrogenase family protein molybdopterin-binding subunit, with the protein MRRVEDPRFLTGKGRFVDDIQLPGMLYLGVIRSQYARAKFYVKSSDKVITQEDVMEITNPLPNFFAPKAPKEYPLAYKEAKYVGEPLALVVAKDRYEIEDLIEETYVEYEPLSPIVDPLKAMEDKELVHEDFGTNIAYDDTFVYGEEPNDYEYLEKTFRINRICPSPIEPNGVIADYSYAENSLTVYANTQVPQVFRTALSIVFNIPRSKIRIIVPDSGGGFGGKIFLKPLVLASLASIVSKRPVKYIETRTENIMSVQGPDRIYKARILYKGDKLLGMDVFQIEDFGAYLHMYQPLPILRQIYHLTGAYDMKFLRFKIKGVLTNKPPTGPYRGLGIPPAVLVLENLVSSVARKLGIGQDEIRYKNFIKSTPFTTITGAIYDSGDYVKSLSILMREIKREGKGLGIAFALEPGSSLAFQTLVGKSRTPYYEGAYVKMDSGGEVTVIVSSNSMGTGHETSIVQVVSEVLGIPPENVRVVMGDTDGPPGTGFYGSRFSVVTISAVYGALQKLKEKIKELTAKAFNVEKDQVSVEKGIVKVNGKQYKIGEIANIIYNRAILEGDIGLDASFVLKSPNLNVADEKRRVNFSSTYGINAHAVRIKVEETGEVKILDYVILSDCGNMINPMIVDGQIMGGTVMGFGASLMEVVKYDENGNPLQINFSDYLIPSTLEVPKLKIIHTITPSPLTPLGTKGVAEGGATVPMAAIVNAIEDYFNINLDYIEIPITPEFIQGVMEKINH; encoded by the coding sequence TTGAGGAGAGTCGAAGATCCTAGGTTTTTAACAGGCAAGGGCAGATTCGTTGACGATATTCAACTACCGGGAATGCTTTATTTAGGCGTTATTAGATCGCAGTATGCTAGGGCAAAATTTTACGTGAAAAGCTCAGACAAAGTAATAACGCAAGAAGATGTGATGGAAATAACTAATCCTTTACCTAATTTTTTCGCACCTAAAGCTCCAAAGGAATATCCATTAGCTTATAAGGAAGCTAAATATGTCGGAGAGCCGTTGGCCTTGGTTGTTGCTAAAGATAGGTATGAAATTGAAGATCTCATTGAGGAGACTTACGTTGAATACGAACCTTTATCACCTATAGTTGACCCATTAAAGGCAATGGAAGATAAGGAACTAGTACATGAGGACTTCGGGACTAATATAGCTTATGATGATACTTTTGTTTACGGAGAAGAACCTAATGATTACGAATATTTAGAAAAAACTTTTAGAATTAATAGAATTTGCCCTTCACCTATAGAGCCTAACGGAGTTATTGCAGATTATTCATATGCAGAAAATTCTTTAACAGTCTATGCAAATACTCAAGTTCCGCAAGTGTTTAGAACTGCGTTAAGTATAGTGTTCAACATACCTAGGAGCAAAATTAGAATAATAGTTCCAGACAGTGGAGGAGGTTTTGGAGGTAAAATATTTTTAAAACCCTTAGTTTTAGCTTCTCTTGCATCAATAGTTAGCAAAAGGCCCGTAAAGTACATAGAGACTAGAACTGAAAACATAATGTCTGTACAAGGTCCAGATAGAATTTACAAAGCTAGGATACTTTACAAAGGAGATAAGTTATTAGGAATGGACGTTTTTCAGATAGAGGATTTTGGGGCATATCTTCACATGTATCAACCTTTACCTATATTGAGGCAAATTTACCACTTGACTGGGGCATATGATATGAAATTCTTAAGGTTCAAAATTAAAGGTGTACTTACAAATAAACCACCAACCGGACCATATAGGGGTCTAGGAATTCCTCCGGCGGTTTTAGTCCTAGAAAATTTAGTGAGCTCAGTGGCGAGAAAATTGGGCATTGGGCAAGATGAAATTAGGTACAAAAATTTCATAAAATCAACTCCTTTCACTACAATAACTGGAGCTATTTATGATAGCGGAGATTACGTTAAGAGTTTAAGTATCCTTATGAGAGAGATTAAACGAGAAGGTAAAGGATTAGGAATAGCCTTTGCGCTAGAGCCCGGATCTTCTTTAGCTTTTCAAACGCTAGTGGGTAAAAGTAGGACTCCATATTATGAAGGAGCATATGTTAAGATGGACAGCGGTGGAGAAGTAACTGTAATAGTAAGTTCTAATTCAATGGGTACTGGTCATGAGACTTCGATAGTACAAGTAGTATCTGAAGTTCTAGGAATACCTCCAGAAAACGTAAGGGTAGTAATGGGAGATACCGACGGTCCTCCAGGCACCGGATTTTACGGTAGTAGGTTCTCTGTAGTTACAATCTCTGCGGTTTACGGAGCCTTACAGAAGTTAAAAGAAAAAATAAAGGAATTGACTGCCAAAGCGTTCAACGTAGAGAAGGATCAAGTTAGTGTAGAAAAAGGGATAGTAAAAGTTAATGGTAAACAATATAAAATAGGAGAAATTGCCAACATCATATATAATAGGGCAATTCTAGAGGGAGATATAGGACTTGATGCTTCTTTTGTCCTTAAATCTCCTAATTTAAACGTTGCCGACGAAAAAAGGAGGGTTAACTTCTCGTCAACTTATGGAATTAATGCTCATGCCGTAAGGATTAAGGTTGAGGAAACGGGTGAAGTGAAAATTTTAGATTACGTAATTTTAAGCGATTGCGGTAATATGATAAATCCAATGATCGTCGACGGTCAAATAATGGGGGGAACTGTAATGGGCTTTGGAGCATCGTTAATGGAAGTAGTAAAATACGATGAGAATGGAAATCCTCTACAAATTAACTTTTCAGATTATTTAATACCATCAACGTTGGAGGTTCCAAAGCTAAAAATTATTCATACTATTACTCCTTCACCTTTAACTCCTCTAGGGACAAAAGGAGTTGCAGAAGGAGGAGCTACTGTTCCGATGGCTGCAATAGTTAATGCAATAGAGGATTATTTTAACATCAACTTGGATTATATAGAAATACCTATAACCCCAGAATTTATCCAAGGAGTTATGGAAAAGATTAACCATTAA